aagagttccaagcaagaaatgtTGGCCGATTCCACGATGGAGGCcaagtatatcgcagcttctaAAGCTATGAAGGAGGCTATTTGGATTagaaagtttgtttctaagttaggtgtggtgcctagtaCTTCTAGTCCAATaaatctctattgtgataatagtggagccattgtgcaagccaaagaacctaggtcgcatcagaagtccaagcacatagtGCAGCGCTATCATCTTATTCGGGAGATTTTGGATCGGGGtgacgtgaagatatgcaaggtgcacatgAATTTGAATAATTCTGATtcgttgacaaagccactcccacGGTCCAAGCATGAGACGCACATGAGAGGTATGGGTATTAGATatttacatgattgactctagtgcaagtgggagattgaaggtgatatgctctagaggcaatcatagagatgattgtatcacacgtctatattcatatacttctgaataatgaataattccaagaatgactatcatttactttgattggcaagtatgtgaatTGTTCATGAacctctttgtttatatcatgatgttattcttagtcgatccctggtttCATATCATTATGACGATACATAAGAcaagcacatgtattgattgatgatcttGTTTTATGGattataggtatagagatactagatcaataatgtggacatttatgttggagaacatAATGTTAGATGGactcaccttgagatactgttgggattgttattatgatgtgaCATCAGTtcttatctcaaatggtgtacctgcaggatacttagacctgagatcgtcattaatttccagaatgtgtagtgacatatttTGGGGATGtcaaatgctattccgtaactgggtagtcataaaggtagttttcaggtttgttatgaaacatgtcgcagggtgtgagcgatcaatatggaatttgcccctctttgataacaggagagatatctctaggcccctcgaggtaattggattgagaaagtgcatggccatgccaatatgattaaagagttaatcatgatgaatctactatttgatcgagtgaatggtcgagctatcacaagggtggcacgtatctcgccttgagtttgactggtattgtgaggcaaacggatcggtgcatgtgtatatcaaggttcagtcgatatgatcttttgtgtatactcggaagtcaacatgtcctgctagggaccgctattgatttcggtttggaaagagtttctgagtcatagccgtttgtacatgaacctaacgggtcacacacttaatgggctagaacaaaacatgtgaattgaattcgtatatgggtttgattgcattgtgatccatgaggtgttagagtcctaaagggcttccaacgtaggagcccattagcgagctctatataaggagaggcgtgagGTGGTGCGTAGGAAAGTTAAGCTGCtcgaaaaccctagccgtagctttccacatgatctcccaaaaccctagccacgagCGAGGTGCTAGCATATCGGCGATTGGCGTTTTTGCTTGGTACGTGTTGATACCATAGAGGCGTTGCTGCTATTATGGCgttgatcttctcggcgagttgatcGTGatgtgttcgggactggtcgtCGGCCATGACGCACTGGTCGACTGACCTGGTCATGAAGCACAACacgaccactcggatctggtcggaTAGTATGACACGAGCACTCAGAAATGATCAAGCCCGTGATAAACCTGatcgggagctggtcgaggagtaCTAtcacctactcggagttggtcgagcgTGGCCACCTACATGGGGTTGGTCGTgaatctgatcgagaagctgttcaaggagtttgacgcgcacaaCGTTGGATCGGCCTACTCCAACTCTTGTTTCGCTGCACTACGCATTTTGTGGTAACGAcatatgatctcctactagcatggtttcctggatGATTGCAGTAgaagatttttgttttaggctagtgtagccTACCCGTTTCCCAATATTATGATGTAAAAATTGACTTTCCGGTACGCTCCATGACATGCATTTCCTATTGAATAAAAAGGTTTAATTCATTTCACtgacgaatcatttcctcttgaagtgtatgaggcagccacccaacaacaatctctgcggggtttatattcttattttcatgcatgcattcagcgTAGACGTAGATGCTGTCAGatacaatgatcttgaggtatgaaattacatatcgatgcattcttttcaatttctatacgtgttaaaggactaattctttctattcttcaaacgcagcgctccaaAATACGCACAGGTGCGTTACAATCTGCAGAAATACATACCCTTCAAGAACatatgtggcatccacacataccatCGGCTTGCAATGTCTggaagcttcgatgcattgggcAAAGGACCaaaaaaacctaatgaggtatcggtcggtgttgctgtatgacccatcctccagcCTTATCGGCTCATCTGCCATGGCCCGCTGGGTCCCTGGATTGATCATGGCAATCTTTTGCAGCAGCCTTGGGGCATAGTGGTAAGActcttcgaaacttccaaacaacatcttcaacgccttctgcttcgctcgccgcgcggtgtggtaattgatcagcatacccgtcttaatctgcacctcctccataatggattttggcgacaaacatatgttcgtgccaacaagggtgattaGGAGTTGGgttatgaacctcgcatcaacagcGTGGCTCACATTTCTAACAGCCTCTTCACTgtatgtatgtggggtgtgtctactcagcacaaaatagttctcgtattttggcttatgtgctcgtacgaagtaaggacaattcgggtgcttgatacacctgacctcatactccgtagggttagatcggacacacttgtggtcccttcttgtgattacagcatagttgctgataaagtggatgacctcctccctgttTCAAAACTGTTGTcccacctggatgtcgctattctggtatccccagttagataggGTGTCATACTCAACGATGGTACAatctagcagcccagcaccatgaaagtattGGATCGCCAGCACCGGGTCATCGTTGTCTGCACCTCTTCATCCctgctaccaccggcttcatcatccatgcatcctgcatctacctcatcATGGTCCACTTCAGGTCCCTCTGTACCGGAAGTGCCCTCCCTgacatgccctccctcctcatcatgcatcacatgatggtctgatccttccacgctagGCACCACTTCACCTTGCACCTGTCatgatactatgtttacgtacactcccatttcaaagttctcctctaatgccttgcgtgagtacaaagcccatgcattgttccttctcaaatcgaacaacgtatggacaatggtCGAGCTGTTTAGCACAAGCCGTGGCcacacaccctctaggacaacattgtaggactgctggttcacacgcaaaaggctcataacatgtgattttaagccttctagatcaataggtagctcaaTCGTACTCTCTgcgtgctggcagttctgaattaatacgagcctcccatgcaaaacagcggGACATTCTCcgtaataaatatggatagtcatagcgtctctgctaaacaaacataaatgagcaaataactacttagatatatgtactatacctactctattttatcaacttaataacatttaaccaatgtattcgaacggaataaatactctacttcctctaattacattttctaatctaaatattaagtacatacataatctacgtacaaaattactgttacactatagtagattcagttacgagatcataaaatatgcaaatattatacctactctattttatcaacttaataccatttaaccaatgtattcgaacagaataaatactctacttcaTCTAATTGcattttctaatataaatattaagtacatacataatctaggaTCAAAATTACTGTAACACTATAGTAGattctgttacgagatcataaaatatgcaaatattatacctactctgttttatcaacttaatactaTTTAACCAATatattcgaacggaataaatactctactttctctaattatattttctaatctaaatattaagtacatacataatctaggaTCAAAATTACTGTTACACTATAGAAGATTCTGTTACAACATcataaaatacaaatattatacctactctattttatcaacttaataccctttaaccaatgtattcgaacagaataaatactctacttactctaattacattttctaatctaaatattaagtacatacataatctacgtactTACTATTACGGAAGGCTGTCCTCTTCACGAGCTGCTGCTCTAATCCTGCTTGCGCTCGACTGCTGCTTCACTACAGCTCCTCGCGCTTGACTACTGCTTCAAATGCTGCTCACGCTTACGCTCACCTTCTGCTCTGCTCACGCAGCCAACTGGCTCTGCTCGCCGTCGCTCTGCTCGCGCTCGCTCTGCACGAATGCAGAAGATGGAGGGGAGGGAGCCATTTTATAGCCGCGCGTGATAAAAATTGGCAGGAAGCCGACCGGCCGACAGCATAAAGCAAAAagcaaaaatgaaaagaaaagaaaaagtaaagcgTGACGCGACATGACGTGACGGCATACGGTTACCGAAAAagtgtatttcggcacaccgtgtgctgaatacaCACTGTTCCCTGTATTCTGCCGAATACAAGTGatattcggcacatcgtgtgccgTACGTCGAAAATGACTTTTTCGATGCGTCGTGTGCTGAATACAGatgctatattcatgaaaacaGTAATTTGTTGTCTATTTCAATAAACACGCTTAgatatattatacaaattctattttttccAAGTTACGACTGGGTACAGGCCATGGTGACATCTCATCCCTGTCCCAACCACCATGCCATCTCTATGTTCTTCAAGCAATCGGTCAAGCTGCGAAATTCAGTCAAAATCAACGAATTCAAAAGATCAATTGGAAAATGGAACGATCCCACATACCATCAAATTCCCCAACCATAACCTAAATTCGGCAAATACCTTACCTCCACGTCCATGCTGTTGGAACCCATAGGTTACGCGCCAGATATTGCACCCAGTGTAGGCTAAAGGAGGGATACAATAGATATTTCACATACATATGGCCATTGCAAAACTCTAGTGACTCATATGATGCTATGTGGCGCTCCATATCGGATCAGTGACTGGAGTGGGCGGTTTAATAGTTAAGGAACGAAATTGATCCTCGGGGCAAATAAATTGGTGGACGGAAGTGTCAATTCCGCCTTTTTACTTGACCATAAACAGTACGTAGAAGAGTGTATAGTAGCGAGTGAGTGAGTTGTCCTTATAGCCTGATCAAGTGAACCGTAACGTTTATAATAAGTAAATAGCTGTCTCGAAATCTCGACCAGCCACGTACCGCAGGCCTACAGTTGCGTGCTCGATTAATGACGACTACGTACAGGAGCTGAGCAAAACATAAGCTTGTCTCCACAACACAAACTTCTCGATAATTATGAGCCAAATGACTCCACACAGCGCTATACTGGAGTACTGGACACGTACGTACGAGTGCATGCAGAAGGCGAAGAATATATCGTAGGTCACAGCGATATGCACAGTGCACCCCTGCACGCGGCCACACGGGGCACCCTTCTCCTAAATCATGGCACAAAACAAGATAGCGCGAATAATGGCCCAACCTATCTATCAATCCATGCATAATCGCCTACCAAACTAGTCTAAGCGTACCCGGAAAGTCAATAACAAGGGAAGGAAAGCTACCGGACGATGGAAACCTCGTCTAGAAACACATCCTTTTCACCCCGTCACCAAGTTCTCGGTCACGCTGGCTCAGCCCGGCCTGGCCACCCACCGACTCACACCGGGCTCCATCGGTCTAGAAACGTATCAGGTCCCCATCGATCGATCATCTAGATTGTAAGACAGAGACAAGAAGACGAGAGATAtttgtctaaaaaaaaactaggcgAAAGATATGGACCAAGGAGAAGATCGTGATTAGTGCGTCTAGATTGTAGTAAGACAGAAACAAAAAGGTAGCGAGGCTAGCTGATCCAAAAAACCACGGCCGCGGTAACTAGAGATGCGATCGAAGTGGAGAGCAGAAAGGAAATTAACACCGCCGGCTGTCTGATGGCTGATACGCAGGACACATGTTGCCAGCTGATTCGGCAGCCCATCGATGGTATCCTTCTTCGACTCCTCCAGCTGGTACTTCCGTAAATACTGCCTTCgttgtttaatatttatcatttttatcAAACATGTATATCAAGATATATCAAATGTAGTATTAATTTTAAATGTCCTTAAAAACTAGTCTAAGTATTTAGAATCTACCGTAAATAAGAGAATAAGAGATATTTTATATAGATAAAATTAGAAACTGCGTATAAAAAGTATGAAGTGATAAGTatttgaaaacaaataaaataactAAAAATGTTAAGTATTGAAAAACGAGGAAGTAAATTTCTGATCGTACTTGTAGTAGTACTAATAGTTTTTCTTTGTGAGAGGACCCGAGATTGGAGTTGCCATGCGGTCATCACTGCAGTTGCTGGTTTCTAACAGGGTGGCCAAGTTAGCCTAAATAATCAACCTTCTGTGGTTCTAGATCTACCTTCTTTTTCTGTGGTTCTAGACCTACCTCCTTCTATACAAACTTTGTCCATCAGATCCATAGCACATATTCCcattttttccaattcaatatcCACACATTCAacctttattattgagcatatatatttatatatatatataagggctcaataatatatatatagaggctATATATATATCCACTTACCCTCTCTTCATTTTTTGCAAGAGAAGATAGAGATGAGATGGCGGAGAAGGATTGCCATACTAAATATTAGCTTCGTAAAATTGTCACTTAAAACACTATCTATATATTGTTCTTGTCATTATATATTTATGAAACAATGTTTTAAGTACCATTATATATAATATGAATTGAAGGCGATGGCGCGGTTGCTTATCCCTCGCCCCTTccagaaagaaaagagaagaccATGTCGCCCGCCCGCTATATAAACAGAAGGTCCGTGGCCATATGACGCCACGATTGCAGAGCGAGTGATTTTCCTTGATTAGCTTACACGTTGCGCACATCGGTGAAATTGCTGTCACTAGTAGTGGTTTAGCTCggcagaggaagaggaaggggagagATGAGCTCTGTGTGCGTGAAGCCCGGGGGCGTGGGGTACTTCGGCGGGGTGAGGTGCCAGCGGCGGTCGCGGATACGGGTgtcggctgcggcggcggccgcgccgcCGAGGGGGACGATGTACGAGGTGCTGGCGGTGGAGGAGACGGCGAAGCCCGAGGAGATCAAGGCCGCGTACAGGCGCGCCGCACGGCGGTGGCACCCGGACGCGTGCCCTGGCAGTGCCGAACGGTTCATTCGGGCGCGGGAGGCCTACGAGGTGCTCTGCGACCCCGAGCGCAGGCGCGGCTACGACATCCAGCTCCGGTGCGGTGGCGGCGACCCCGGGAGCGCCGGATACCGCGCGGCGAGGCGCGCGGGGTTTGCCGACTGGGAGGCGCAGTTGGCCGGGCTGCAGTGGCGCGCGGCGGGACGGCGCACAGGCGGGGAGACGTGGGGCAGCAAGATGCGCCGGGCGGCCTCGCAGCCGTTCCGGTAGTCGGGTGACTCGTGTCGCGGTGGTTTTTGATCGGTATAATTTTTCATATGTCACTGATTAAAACTTAAATTTTAATATGCTATTAGATTTCACACGTTAGTGATCAGATGTCATAAATGCACGATAGTATATTAGGAATTTATAAGTTTTATCAGTGGTATATAAGTAATTGCACCATCTTGATACTTttgctcttttctttttccttgcatTGAGATTCGCGTGCTCCGGGAAAGATGTAATTGACGCTCTTCTGCAGCGTTCATCTTCGCAATCGCACTGTCTGGAGTGTAGAGGAGCTGATAGTAACTAGAGTGTACCAAAAGTAAACATTCTAAATGTGTAATATCATCACACTTTTAGTTTGAATCATCTCTTACTCTAAAATTGATTCCTAATATAATATCCACGTTGTGAAATTGTGGAGATTTGTAAAATACGTCCTTTCCTGCATAAGTATGTCATTCAACACAAGACACCACTCAACGACACCTTGAAAACTATAAACAATTCACATTCATATACAAGTAAACATAATTAAAGTAGGAATAGAGATCCAACGCGCGGTTGTAGTGATCAACGAGTATAGTACTCGTACATGTACAAGAGGCATTCTGCCGCAACTAACTAGCAACTAACAAGCTAACAAACTATGGCTAAGTCAGATAGGTACAGGGGACGTGCCAAGAGACTAGGACCCTGACAGTTACATGCAAACGGTGCGCTAACACCCCCTGCAGTCTGGACGTCGTCACCAGAGACGATGCTACGACTGGACCGGAATTGCTGAAACGTAGCCGTTGGTAGTCCCTTGTCATCACGTCTGCAAATTACTAATCGGTTGGAACATAAAGAACTCTGAATTGTCCGAGTGCCACTTTTTTTGAACAAAATGGATGCCCAATTTAATATACTTTGTATGTCGGTGATGAACACGAATAGCTATCATGTATACTGAGAGACATTGTCGCAATAAACCACCACCATCTGGCTGATGTCGTAGCCG
The nucleotide sequence above comes from Phragmites australis chromosome 4, lpPhrAust1.1, whole genome shotgun sequence. Encoded proteins:
- the LOC133916198 gene encoding uncharacterized protein LOC133916198; amino-acid sequence: MSSVCVKPGGVGYFGGVRCQRRSRIRVSAAAAAAPPRGTMYEVLAVEETAKPEEIKAAYRRAARRWHPDACPGSAERFIRAREAYEVLCDPERRRGYDIQLRCGGGDPGSAGYRAARRAGFADWEAQLAGLQWRAAGRRTGGETWGSKMRRAASQPFR